In Anas acuta chromosome 5, bAnaAcu1.1, whole genome shotgun sequence, a single window of DNA contains:
- the TMEM63C gene encoding calcium permeable stress-gated cation channel 1, with product MESVYSVDPAPDGAGPTSLDVLSFLDTLVNSTEEQCFSARSRSTVLQGLPFGGVPTVLAINFILWLLLLLIFSCLRKAAWDYGRLALLMDNDSLTSLFYGEQSEKEKSPSESSPLDADNKDVGFCSWLISIYQMKDEEIQSKCGIDATTYLSFQRHLLVLLMLVCVLSVAVILPVNFSGDLLGHNPTHFGRTTIANIPTQDRLLWLHSIFALIYFILTILCMAHHSIHLEYRENEKVARTLMVTHIPKEITDPSLIIKHFHEAYPSCTVTNVQFCFDVRKLMKLDVERRKAMKGRLYFTTKAQKEGKIMIKTHPCARIFCCRFCGFEQVDAEQYYGELEEKLTDEFNAERNRITLKRLDMAFVTFQDERMTAVILKDYSHIHCRKHPQQSSVTTVVKSHHWGVRYAPAPNDIIWENLSVRGTSWWLRFILLNICLFILLFFLTTPAIIVNTMDMFNVTRPVESLKNPIITQFFPTLLLWAFSVFLPFLVYYSAFFESHWTRSSENQLTMHKCFFFLVFMVIILPSLGLTSLDLFFRWLFDTHFLDEADIKFQCVFLPDNGAFFVNYVVTSSLIGTAMELLRIPGLLVYTARLCLAKSEPERLHIKRSQAYQFQFGLEYAWTCCIFSVVMTYSITCPIIVPFGLLYMLLKHMVDRYNIYYVYIPTKLNQRLHVAAISQVVVAPILCMFWLLFFSVLRLGPTRPVTLFTFVVLLSCIIFSFFGLCLKKLQPRKPSSYQMSDQSEGAFNDAERSSVSSTPNSNLFVATVLQEPELSLTPAASPAHQSYGTMGNHLEPAEDGEDGGLQSFETELETVEGEYRTGPVLESQPRYQ from the exons ATGGAGAGCGTGTACTCGGTGGACCCAGCGCCGGACGGTGCCGGCCCCACCTCGCTGGATGTGCTTAGCTTCCTGGACACCCTGGTGAACAGCACGGAGGAGCAATGCTTCAGCGCCCGCTCCCGCAGCACCGTCCTGCAAGGGCTGCCCTTCGGTGGTGTGCCCACCGTGCTCGCCATCAACTTCATCCTCTGGCTG cttctcctcctgATCTTCTCCTGCCTTCGGAAAGCGGCTTGGGACTATGGGCGCCTGGCGCTGCTGATGGACAACGATAG CTTGACGTCGCTTTTCTATGGGGAGCAGAGCGAGAAGGAGAAGTCCCCATCGGAGAGCAGCCCCCTGGATGCTGACAACAAGGACGTG GGCTTCTGCTCCTGGCTCATTTCCATCTACCAGATGAA GGATGAGGAGATTCAGAGCAAGTGTGGGATCGACGCCACCACCTACCTCTCCTTCCAGCGGCACCTCCTGGTCCTGCTGATGCTGGTCTGCGTGCTGTCCGTGGCCGTCATCCTGCCCGTCAACTTCTCGGGGGACCTCCTGG GACACAACCCCACACACTTCGGCCGGACAACCATCGCCAACATCCCGACACA ggACCGTCTCCTGTGGCTGCACAGCATCTTTGCCCTTATCTATTTCATCCTCACCATCCTCTGCATGGCTCACCACTCCATCCATCTGGAATACAGAGAGAACGAGAAG gTCGCCCGGACATTGATGGTTACCCACATCCCCAAGGAGATCACAGACCCGTCCCTTATCATCAAGCATTTCCA CGAGGCGTATCCCAGCTGCACCGTCACCAACGTCCAGTTCTGCTTCGATGTACGCAAGCTGATGAAGCTGGATGTGGAGAG GCGCAAGGCAATGAAGGGGAGGCTGTACTTCACCACCAAGGCACAGAAGGAGGGGAAGATCATGATCAAAACCCACCCTTGCGCCCGCATCTTCTGCTGCCGCTTCTGTGGCTTTGAGCAG gtggACGCCGAGCAGTACTacggggagctggaggagaagctgACGGATGAGTTCAACGCCGAGCGCAACCGCATCACGCTGAAGCGGCTCGACATGGCCTTCGTCACCTTCCAGGACGAGAGGATGACGGCTGT GATTTTGAAGGACTACAGCCACATCCACTGCCGCAAGCACCCCCAGCAGTCCTCCGTCACCACCGTGGTCAAGTCGCACCACTGGGGCGTGCGCTACGCCCCCGCACCCAACGATATCATCTG GGAGAACCTGTCGGTCCGTGGCACATCCTGGTGGCTGCGATTCATCCTCCTTAATATCTgcctcttcatcctcctcttcttcctcaccACACCGGCCATCATTGTCAATACCATGGACATGTTCAATGTCACACGGCCTGTGGAGAGCCTCAAG AACCCCATCATCACCCAGTTCTTCCCCACGCTGCTGCTCTGGGCCTTCTCTGTCTTCCTGCCCTTCCTCGTCTACTACTCAGCCTTCTTCGAGTCGCACTGGACAAG GTCAAGTGAGAACCAGCTCACCATGCAcaaatgtttcttcttcctgGTGTTCATGGTCATCATCCTGCCCTCGCTGGGGCTGACCAG CTTGGACCTCTTCTTCCGCTGGCTCTTCGACACCCACTTTTTGGACGAGGCCGACATCAAGTTCCA GTGTGTTTTCCTCCCAGACAACGGCGCTTTCTTCGTCAACTACGTCGTCACCTCCAGCCTGATCGGGACAGCCATGGAGCTGCTACGCATCCCCGGCCTCCTCGTCTACACTGCCCGCCTCTGCCTCGCCAAGTCCGAGCCCGAGCGGCTCCACATCAAGCGA AGCCAAGCCTACCAGTTCCAGTTTGGGTTGGAGTACGCCTGGACCTGCTGCATCTTCTCCGTCGTCATGACCTACAGCATCACCTGCCCCATCATCGTCCCCTTTG GTTTGCTCTACATGCTGCTCAAGCACATGGTTGACCGGTACAACATCTACTACGTGTACATCCCCACCAAGCTGAACCAGCGCCTCCACGTCGCCGCCATCAGCCAGGTCGTGGTGGCCCCCATCCTCTGCATGTTCTGGCTGCTCTTCTTCTCCGTCCTGCGCCTCG GTCCCACCCGCCCTGTCACCCTCTTCAcctttgtggtcctcctctcCTGCATCATCTTCTCCTTCTTTGGGCTCTGCCTGAAGAAGCTGCAGCCACGGAAACCATCCAGCTACCAG atgtccgATCAGTCCGAGGGCGCCTTCAATGATGCCGAGCGGAGCAGCGTCTCCTCCACCCCCAACTCCAAC CTCTTCGTGGCCACGGTCCTGCAGGAGCCTGAGCTGAGCCTGACGCCGGCGGCCTCCCCGGCACACCAGTCCTACGGCACCATGGGCAACCACCTGGAGCCGGCCGAGGATGGGGAGGACGGGGGCCTGCAGAGCTTCGAGACGGAGCTGGAGACGGTGGAGGGCGAGTACAGGACGGGCCCCGTGCTGGAGAGCCAGCCCCGCTACCAGTGA
- the NGB gene encoding neuroglobin codes for MASGMLSGAQRALIRESWRRLSGSPVQHGLVLFSRLFDLDPDLLPLFQYNCKQFASPQECLSAPEFLDHVRKVMLVIDAAVSHLENLPCLEEYLCNLGKKHQAIGVKVESFSTVGESLLYMLEKCLGAAFSPDMREAWTKLYGAVVKAMRRGWEPLAEGD; via the exons ATGGCGAGCGGGATGCTGTCAGGCGCGCAGCGGGCGCTGATCCGGGAGAGCTGGCGGCGGCTGAGCGGCAGCCCGGTGCAGCACGGCCTCGTCCTCTTCTCCAG GTTGTTTGATCTGGACCCTGACCTGTTGCCCCTTTTCCAGTACAACTGCAAGCAGTTTGCCAGTCCTCAGGAGTGCCTGTCCGCCCCCGAGTTCCTGGATCACGTTAGGAAG GTGATGCTGGTGATTGATGCGGCCGTGAGCCACCTGGAGAACTTGCCCTGCCTGGAAGAATATCTCTGCAACCTCGGCAAGAAGCACCAGGCAATCGGCGTGAAGGTCGAGTCTTTCTCG ACCGTCGGCGAGTCCTTGCTGTACATGCTGGAGAAATGCCTCGGCGCTGCCTTCAGCCCAGACATGCGGGAGGCTTGGACCAAACTCTATGGTGCTGTGGTGAAAGCCATGCGGCGCGGCTGGGAGCCCCTCGCGGAGGGGGACTAG